In Mytilus edulis chromosome 4, xbMytEdul2.2, whole genome shotgun sequence, the following proteins share a genomic window:
- the LOC139519601 gene encoding calcium and integrin-binding family member 2-like, with the protein MGNKISTFTEEQLDAYQDCTFFTRKEILRIFNRYRMLSPGNVPVDMRDGKTNSFRIPLPEVEKMTEIKENPFKERICKVFSEDGSGDMSFDDFLDMFSVFSEAAPRDIKTTYAFKIYDFDCDNFIGRDDLERTLTCLTKNELSDDEKQFIVDKVLEETDLDDDGMLSYIEFEHVISRSPDFLNTFHIRI; encoded by the exons atgGGTAACAAAATATCAACTTTCACAGAGGAACAACTAGATGCATATCAG gattgcACATTTTTCACAAGAAAGGAAATTTTAAG aatatttaacCGTTATCGCATGTTATCACCAGGAAATGTCCCTGTAGATATGAGAGATGGAAAAACTAACTCATTTAGAATTCCTTTACCTGAGGTAGAGAAAATGACTGAGATCAAG gaGAATCCATTTAAAGAAAGAATCTGTAAAGTGTTTTCAGAAGATGGATCTGGAGACATGTCATTTGATGATTTCCTGGACATGTTTTCAGTGTTTTCTGAAGCAGCTCCCAGAGATATTAAAACTACATATGCCTTTAAAATATATG ATTTTGACTGTGATAACTTCATAGGAAGAGATGACTTAGAGAGGACTCTGACCTGTCTCACTAAAAATGAACTGTCTGATGACGAGAAACAGTTTATAGTTGATAAA GTATTAGAAGAGACGGATCTTGATGATGATGGAATGTTATCGTACATAGAGTTTGAACATGTTATTTCTAGATCTCCAGATTTTCTAAA cACATTTCATATTAGAATATGA